The DNA segment GATTTCTGCTTGTCAGACTGAGTGGTAAAACATGCTTGACTTTCCAAAGCCCATATCCAAATTAGCAATGCAGTCagaaactattattttattgcaaagtcTTTGGATGTTACAATGGATTTTCATGACAGTTGTCAAAGCAGGACTGGAATTCACTGTTGCTGCACCAAAGCAGTGTTTGATCACACAGTATGAACATGGCAGCACTTTTTCCTACAGTATGGAAAGCTTAAGTCCCTTTCAGTATTTCTCTAAGTTAAGCTGTGGCCCAATATCCAAGAACTTGCCACCACTATTTCATGGTGAACTAGAAAAGGTTGGGCCCAGATGCTTTATGTTAGAGCAGGATCTCTTCTGGTAACATCTGTCTGAATAAGCAGAAGCAAACGAAACAGGCCACCACATCTCATTCCCtcccacacacacttttttttttgtgtgtgtgtgttatggTCCCCaattcaattatatttttaaatttggatAGAGCAAGAAAAGATGGATAAGTTAAGAAGTGAAGAGTCTCACTGAGCAAAGTCTGTCTTCTCTCAACAGTCGTGGAGCTGAGGCATACAATAAGGATAAGGAAAGTACTTCTGTGTCCCGTGGTGCATGCATGCATCTCAAATAGCAGATGCTCAGCTCCAGGATCTTTCTGTTAATCAGCTGCTTTCCAAGTACTGTGCTAAGGAAAAGATGCAGATACTGTGCgtctttttctgaagctgaagggGGAAGCATCTGAGTTAGCAAGCACGTGAGGGCCTCCATGCAACAATCCATACGGCTGAAAAGGGAACGGGCTGAATTTCTCTTGGGAGTTAGAGAACACATCCACTCCTCTCTGATCCTCACTAACACCATCTAACAGCAGTGAGAAGTGCCGATGCACACTTCAGTCTCACTTAAAGTATTTAGGCATATTGCTGTTTAACCAGTGCAATACGTAGAAGCCCCGGtgtcccctcttcctcctgtccTATACAGGACGTGTCTCCTGTTCGAGCAGCGGTGCTCGGGAGCGGAACacgctgcctgcccagcagtgACCGAGTCCCCACACATCTCCGCCAGCTGCTCCTCTCTTGGACGGGCCCTTCCTACCTGACCCCACACGCCCTGCCCGAGGGAGAGCGCAGGGGCAGGGTGACACCGAGGGCGCCCCAGGGAGGCACCTACCGTGAGGCGGGCGATGCCGGCGGCCGCGCCGCGGAGGGGCCGGCCCTGCCGGCCGGCTGAGGTGCCCCAcgccgccccgggccgcgcccccgccgcggcgctCCTGCAGGATTTCGTCGCCTGCGGGCCAGGCTGTGGCCGCCGTGGCCCGCTTGGCGGGAGGAGGCCGCCCGCCTGCAGCCCGCTCCTCCGCGCCCAGCCCGGTGCCGGCCTCGGggcccccgcccgcgccccgcagGCCTCGGCGCCCGGCGCGGGGGCGGTCCGGCGGCGGTGCGGGGATGCCGCCGGCGGCGCTGTAGCGCGGAGCCGTCCGCGGGCAGCGGCAGCGGGAGACGGGCGGCagctcctccttctccctctccctgcgCGCCGGGGTGGGCTCGGCCGCGGCAGCCGGGGTGCGCTGCGCTGCCCTGCCGCCCCGCGGGTGCGATGGACTGGCAGGTGCTGACCAGGGAGCTCTCCCTCTACCTGGAGAACCAGGTCCGCGTGGGGCTCTTCGGCTCCGGCGTGGGCTTGTCCCTGGTTCTGGGCTTCGGCGTCGCCTACGCCTGCTACTACCTCAGCAGCATCGCCAAGGTGAGccgggagggcggcggggcgggcgggctcCGCAGGTGTCCCGCCAAGGGGGGCCCGTCCCGCGAAGGTCACCTCGACCCGCCGCGCTGAGGGGAGGCAGCCGGCGCCCTTCTGGCCCGGGGAGCGGCGGCACCTGAAATGGCTGAGCGGGGGCCAGGGCGCTGCGCCCCTCTCGTCCTCACACCGCCCGGTCCTTGCTCTGGAGCTGCCGCGCCGGGTCCCGGCTGGCCGGAACCCCTCGCCCCCGCGCAGGCCCGTCtccgcggccgggccgggccgcacCGCGCAGCGCCCGCCGGGGCGGGTGAGCGCCCGCCGAACCGCTGAGGCGTCTCCTCCGCTGGGGCCCGTCGCTgcccccggggccggccgggctgAGGCAGCGCCCGTCTGGCCGTGACCGGCCTGagcggggaaggggctgcggccTCGGGCCTCCCCGAAATGCAGTGGTGCCGGGGGGAGAGCTTCGCTGGGGCGACGGATTGGCAAGGGAGCTCAGGAGCCCTCCCTCCACAAGAAAATCCCGACCAATTTGGTTTACTGACAGGGCAGGTGATAAAGTGGTTTGCTGCCCTTGTGTCTGCCTTTGGTACCTTTGTAGATACCTTTGGAGCCACTGTTGCAGTGCTTTGGGAGCCAGGACGCTCTCGCATTGCCTTCTCATGGGAAGGGGTTTCGCAGATGAATTAGGCATTCACAGATTACAGGGATACAGTGAGCCTGATCTGATCTAAAGTGGCCCCCTGGTGAGAGTGCCTCATTGAATGCTTAATCAGCTGAAAATACGCATATCAAAAGAATTATGACTGTTGAAGAGGTGTGTTGCTACAGTCCTTCCCAGAACTGGTTAGAGCATAGCCTTCCCCTTCGTTGAGAAGAGGGTACTTATTTTGGTCAGAGGAGAAAAGTGGGGGGaggacatgctgctgctgctgtgtgcttggACCGGTTTTCTTCAAAGCCTCTATTATTGTCCTATTAATGCTTGCATGTTGGAGACTCAGTGTAAAAGACAGGTTTAAGAAATGTGGTTGCTAAAGCCTGAGCATGTTTGGTATACAGGGATTTCCATATTAATTAGTATACAAACTTAACTTGtaagaaaaatctctgtaaGCAGAGGATTATTAGAGATGAGTAATCAATGCAGTTGTATACTGTAGTGTGAGATGGGGGGTGTCCTACCAGGTTAACATAGGTACTGCAGGTGCACAGTCAAAGTACATGGATTAAGCGTCATTTCTATGTGgtgcaagaaaattaattcagtaaaaTCTTGCCTACTGTGAGGCAGTGTGGTTTTGATTTGTCAGTGAAAGACACAATACCAGTAAAAGCAGAGCTAGAACAGCATGTGATTAAAAATAGGTAAGGAATCTGTTATAGTTAGTGGGTTTCACTTTTCAGTTGGGCATTTTGGTgtttcatttgggttttgtttactTATCTCTTTACcataaaggaaaaagtgttgCAAATGATTATACAAAAGAGATCAGTTTACTGGGAGAGGATTTAAACAaggtttaatttctttctttattggttggttggtttgttttatatGAATGCCCATGCCTGACTTCAGTCTTTCTTCCTAGAAACCCCAGTTGGTGGCCAGCAACGACCGTTTCTGCCGCTTTCTCGAGGAGTATTGCCCTGTTGTGACAGAAACTTACTATCCCACTATTTGGTGCTGGGAAGGTCGAGTGCAGACGCTCCTGCGTCCCTTTATCACCTCTAGACCTCAAGTACAGTACAGGAAGTAAGTGCCTGCCTTTTGGAAAGTGATTGATTTGGTAGCCAGCAGTTACCTTACTCTGCTGTGTCACAGCTACCCTCATTGCTCAAGCTTGTTCCTACGTTTTTGCTTTATGCCACGTTTTTGCTTTATGCCACGTTTTTGCTTTATGCCACGTTTTTGCTTTATGCCACGTTTTTGCTTTATGCCACGTTTTTGCTTTATGCCACGTTTTTGCTTTATGCCACGTTTTTGCTTTATGCCACGTTTTTGCTTTATGCCACGTTTTTGCTTTATGCCACGTTTTTGCTTTATGCCACGTTTTTGCTTTATGCCACGTTTTTGCTTTATGCCACGTTTTTGCTTTATGCCACGTTTTTGCTTTATGCCACGTTTTTGCTTTATGCCACGTTTTTGCTTTATGCCCACCTTTACAACTCCATTGTAAACTTGGAACCATCTCTGTCCTGGATAGAGTATATAGTAGGTTTAAAAGGTCAGGGTTCCCAAATGGCTCTATTTTAGCTCGGAGAGTTTTGCAGTACTGAAACATTGGTGACGGTATAGGAAAACTGATGTGGGTATATATTCAAAGGATCACACAATGGTTGAGGTAGGAGAAGACCTTTAGAGGTCACCTTGTGCAACCCCGCTGCTAGCAGGGCCACCCAGAGCCAGTTGCCCTGAATTGTGTCCAGACAGCTTTGGAATATCTCTAGGGATGGTTACTACACAAAatccctgggcaacctgtgccggTGTTCAGTCACAGTCACAgtgaaaaaattgtttcctgatgttcagagggaacctcctgtgtttcagattgtgcccattgcctcttgtcctgtcagtgGGCACCACTGATAAGAGCCTGGCGCCATCCTCTTTGCACCTTCCCTTCAGGTATTGAAACccattgataagatcccctgagccttttcttctccaagctgagcagtcccagctctctcagcctttcctcataggagagatgctccagtccattcatcatctttgtgaacctttgctggactctttccagtatgtccatgtctctcttgtactggggagctcAGAACTGGACCCGGTAGTCCAGGTGTGGCctggcctcaccagtgctgaacaGAGAGGAAGGTTCACCTCCCTCAACTTGTTGGCAACACTCCTCCtaaatgcagcccaggagactGTTGGccttctttcctgtgagggtgcattgctggctcatgttcagcgTGGTGTCCACCAAGAATCCCCGcatccttttctgccaagctgctttccagacagCCGatccccagcctgtactggcGCATGGGGTCGTTCCTTCCGAGGTACAGGAGTTTGCACTTCCCCTCATTGAACTTTAAGAagttcctgtcagcccatttctccagcctgttgaggtccccCTGGATCAGTCACTGGGTGTATCAAATATTCTGGTGTTTGAATGCCATCGTTTTGCAAAGGTCATGCAATCACTCTATCTGTCCAGCGAACCAACCTTAATCATAGCATGGCCATGTTCAGTCTTGTTTTGAATATATAAAACTTCTGGGATTTTCAGAGTAACTTTCACCAGTGGGGTTTATGTTGTGTTCTTCGATGCCTAAGTtctaagagggaaaaaacccttacATTTATTGTTTGTCCTCAGCTGATCTCTCTCACACAGAAATGAGGCTTATTCTGGCAAATGAGGCATTTGGCACAAGACCTAAGGAGAAGTACTTTTATGCGCCGGAACCTGGATGCAGCACAAGTTGTTTCAGCTCTGTTTGCATGGTAGAATAGATTTAGCATTTAGCAGCTTCCCTTAGTTTTAGTAACTAGGAAACATTCCAGTGGTATGGCCATGTTCACTTTTTCTAGCCCTTCTTGTATACTCTCTTATTTCAAGGTTTGTGAGGGAAGAACATAGTTCCATGGGGCAATGCTTATTTTGTACCATTTGAGATTGTGTTGGCAGTACACACCAGCATTGCATCTACTTCCCATTACTGAAAAAGGGCAAAGCTGAGCTAGTAAGTCCAACAAGGCTGATGAGCTTTAAAATCTGGAGTAGGTGCTATCAagactttaaaatgaaaaattaaatgcaaggtCGGCTTACGTTCTGGTAATTTCTATACCAACTCTCTCATACAATGTCCTCATtgctgggcagagggaagatgttgtatgtttctaaaaaaataatgaaactttCTTGTCATTGTTTAATGCATGCTTAGCTTCTTGGGATATTAGAATATTTGTTGCATTCTTAAGATACATGGTTTAAGAGTGCATTCTAGCAAAGTTTGTGGAGATACAGGGTGAAAGATACAGTAGTGTGTCTGTCTTCTGCATGTTTAAAACATAACAAAGTGCTATTCATTATATATGCTGTTTCTTtggataaagagaaaaaaatgtgctaaaTTTTTAACACATTTGCCCGCGTGCTATCAAAAGATTCTTGAATAATCCAAAGGAAATCTGTGATACACAAGCCTACATAAAATAGAAGGCAATGCCAAAAATCACATTAGTTAAAGCTTCCAGTACATCAGCAGCACTTCATCAAAGGCCAGCTCTTAGTTTACTGTGAACAGGAGTTACTCCACAAATTGACTGTGCTAACTCATGTCAGCTGTAGGCATGACTCTTTCTGAATGGCAAACATGCAAAAATGCGTAGTTAGGTGGCACTTTGAGTattaaaacttaattaaaaatgcgGAATTCATACCTTGTAATTTGTACACTGTAAGCACTCTCAATAGTctgcatgtatttttcaatCTAATCAGTGTTGTCTTGAAATGTGCCTTTCAGTGAGCTCATTAAAACAGCAGATGGAGGACAGATTTCGTTGGATTGGTTTGATAATAATGACAGCTTATATTATCCGGATGCCAGCACAAGACCCACTGTCCTGTTACTGCCTGGCCTGACAGGAACAAGCAAGGAATCCTACATTCTTCATATGATCCATCAAAGTGAAACGCTGGGATATAGGTGCTGTTGCATTTCAttgctagtattttttttctaatatgaaCAGCTAttagtgtatatatatgtataaggTGCCTTCCCAAGGCAAATGAAATCTAAAGACATTAGTTTACATAAGGAAGTATTattagtagtaataataataatagtagtagaATTATGTAACAGGCAGTACATTCAGAAGGGCTGTTTTTGTATCTACAGATGTGCCCCAGAGATTGCAGTGAAAGTAAGTTAAGACTGCATAggcctttcctgctgctgcttcagttaTAATACCAGTATTTGTGTTACCTTTACACTTTCTAGAGAAGGGGGTTGTATTCAGCTCCAAGAAGACTTGTGTGGATGGGTTGCTGGCAGTCAGCCTCGAAGGAGGTCAGCTTCTGAATGCCAAAATTGCTTGATTCAGCAACCTCAAGTCATGAGTTCAGAAAGGAGAGCTAGACTACTCTTACTGATGGTGGTTAAGAGGTTTGTCACCTCTTAATTTTCACTGcttaatttagttttattattaaagcTTCTGGTCCGAGTTGAGTAAATAAGTGGATTACTTGATGGGTAGATTCCTTTATGTAAtcattttgcagctgctgtaCTTTAAAATAAGTTGTCATTGTGCCAGGATCTGTATTTAGAATATTACAATTTGTCTTTGCAGATTGGCTTCTGGTACTGACTATAATAAGTTTTCAAATGTGTATACATGAGCTTTTATCTACATGTCTGGCTATCTTTTCTCTGTTCGGAGGTTTGGATAACTGCTTTACTAAATTGTGAAAGTAAAGTAGCACTTTAACTGTTCAAAGTActttttaaatcactttaaaacttttaaaaaagtaaaaaatatcaGAGGAAGAAATCAACAACTTCTTACTATTAATTTTTTGAGTATTCTTGAAATACCTGTGTTTGATCACCTAAGAAATGAAGGTATAGCATTAAAAAGGAGACCTTTACATCAGATTTCAACAGAATGctataattttggttttaaatagcaacatttgagaaaatactgaagtaagTAATTTTTCATGCCTTTGGCTCAtctaaaatacatatatattatttaacAAAATTTTTACACTGAGATGGTAGAAGAGTAATAGAAAAGTAAGATTCATTAAGAAAACATAGTTCCTTAAATCATGGTAATACTGCTAGAAAATTCAGAGTCCCACCAGCATACAGAGAACAGAAACTTCTGCTAtaccagacaaaaaaaatcccatcccCAAGAACCTATGACTTAGATGCAGCTGTCATAGTTTTTATTTGGCTCATTTCTTGCTATTTAATACAATTATGTAGCTTTAGAGGATGTCTGCACATGGATCTCTGATGTCCTCTTTCAGAGCACTGCTTCAGGCTCAGCACTGCACTAGCAGAGCTTATGGCTCGTATTTGGCCAGCTCAGGGTGCAGGCAGAACAAGATGCGTGTACCATCTTCAGGTAAACCCTGGGGCTCTCATCCTGCGATCTGACCTCGACCAACAAATCGCAGAGCTCATATAGagtcccactgacttcagtgaacTCCATTTTGGTATAAAGGTTGTTTCACACAGGTCAGACTTTAGGATCCATAGgacagtaaatatttatgtactGAACTTATTCATAGAACTGgcttattttatatattttcattttttctgtgtgtttaagTTATCTTTTTCAATGGAATGAACAATGtgtataatttaatttattgtctCAATTTTTAGATGTGTGGTTTTTAACAATCGGGGAATTGCTGGTGAGGATCTTTTGGTAAGGATGACTTCTAAGATAAACATTTCTCACTTAGAAGCAGTATATATGGAATCATTTGTGTCTATTTGTATGCCTGGATTTAAATGAGAGACACTCACAGCATAGGTTGAAAATGCAGAGAAGAGAATCTAGTCATCTGGTAGATCAATCATGTGCCAATATTAgtcttctattttaaaactcaAATGACGTCAACTGGTCAACACAGTTTTTgtgaacatttcattttagaaaataatttgaattattaATATCTGTAACATTAAAATGAACAATCCCtacacttttctttcaaaaaaacccctacactATCTAAAATGCACAGATCCGAGAAACTGTTCaatcaatttaattttctcccaTTGTTTTAACATACAAATCCAAATATAAGCAATCATAATTACTTTACCAGTTGCCAATATGAGTTTAAAGTAGATTTTGATATGGTTAAAAAGTTGTGCCATAAAAATTGATCCGTATTATATTATACTGAATTAATGAACCAGATTTATATAGATAGCAATATCCTAAAATTTAAATGTGTTCTTGTATTTTCTCAGCAATTATgacattttttgtctttgggaCAGACATATCATGCTTGCTTAGAAATAACTGGCAGATCCACAGATGACAAGTTCTTGAAGCTTAACGTTTTCTGCAGCTAGGGACAAGGCATGATGAAATACTGCTGAATAAGCTTTGTGTCCTCGTATGCGTTTTGTTGACGGTTCTGCAGCTGGAATGAATGTGCATAATACTCAGTATTGTTTTGCACTTTTTAATCCCCTGGCTTCAAACTTTAAACAGCTCAGAATGTTACCCCATAATCAGATAAAGCATTTCAATGCAAATATTGCCATGTTAAGAGTAGTTTTCTGCATACTTTTGGAGATGGATCTACAAAGCAGTTTTGTGACGCACAAAGTCCTTATTGGTGAATTTCTGAATCATTAAGAGAAAAGATCTCTTGTTTGGATGTATTGTGTGTATTATACTGTAATCAGATTTACATCTTTAAGCTTTCTAAGATCTTACTGTGaagcaaaacagctgaaattatCACATTTTCTACAGAGGGGTttctacattttaatataaaatccCTAGTTAGTGAGTTTAAAGCGTAGTTGAGCACCACAGTAGAAAGTAGCATGCAAGTAGTTCTTTGGTAGTCTTTTTAAAGATAGATTCAGATTTACACCAAATAATAGCTATTTAAAGACTCAGTTTTAAAAGGATATTCTCATTGGTTATTGAAAGTTACTGTGAATGATTGTTAGGAAATAGTCAAATATTAGACTGACCACAGCCAATGTGAGCTAAGACAGTGTTTTAAAGTATCTTCATACAAGTAGATAGAGAGACATTAAAGAGTCAGGAATTAACTAAAATTATAATGGAGGTTATCTCTCTAGTTTTATAACCTTTTAATCAAATACACTTTCACTTAGAATACATTAGACCCTAGttaccaaaaataatttatttttccatgtaaactcaacaatttaattaaaataaaacacattcaCACTGTTTATAATTAACAGGGTGTAAAACAGTGAAGAGTGATTTTGTGTGGATGAGAACTGGAAATGCAACATAAATGGAAATCAAAAACATCTTCAGCTTTAATTATCAAGATTTagctttttgttcctttttcttatctttgacttcaacatttaaatattcttgttaaatatgttttaagtaGTTAGTTTCATCTAATTAAACCTGTTAAAATTGCCCACAAATAGCCAGACTATTTaacagaaagcaatttaaaaagaaaccgTAAAATACATTATTGCTTCAGGCAGCAAATAAGTCAAATTAACTCATAATTAagtttttacatatttatttttaatgtttatactGAATTTGGGCAGGCCAGCCACTACCTATAGTTAAGTCAAGGTCACTAACACGTTAGTTGCAACTCCACaattaaaagttcttttttgCTGTAGAAAAAATCTAGAGAACacctagaaaaaaattcttattttgctgTGATTCTTATTGTACCTGAAAGGACTTACCTCCCTTAAACTGCTCCAGATAGTCCCCCAGATTGTGGCCTGTAGCAGTTGTCTGTGCAGGTGAGGCTCAAAAGCTGTGCTTGTCCTTCAAAAGCAAGGAGGGGGCTTACCCAAATCTCAGTGATGCCAGTGGAAGTCATTCCAAGTCTCAGTTCAAGATTTGAAGAGACACTGGTGATAGACACAGAAGGCATAATACATGTATTTCATTGCTTTAGTTAACACAGTATTTTAGTAAATTAGGTAAATGGCCCTGGTGAATTTATTAAtctatttatttgctttgtacTGTGTGTAGAATCTAAAGATTGGCTTCTTTTCAAATGCTAGCTGAAACTTGAAAtctaatattttattctatattTGAATGTGGGCGAAGATAGTAAAATTATCATtgtaactttattttctgtaaattgcAGCCTTTATGATATGTTTCCATTTCCTCagggtattttaaaaatattggtGCCTATCTAGTTCTGATGTAGTTTTGTCTAGTTTAGCTCATTGCTCTGTGTTCAGATTTTGTCTAATGACCTGGAGGTCGCAGATACTGAGATATTTGtcacctgttttgttttgtaatgatATCAAGTATAActccttcctccacctccttGCGAAATGCTCTGGGTTTGTATTTGCCATTATGCACAGCCTCACAACAAATGCTAAGtttatctttttatataaatgatCCTCTGTTCAGTTTGCTTTGTCTTGGAAGGATAATACAAAAGCTTAtgatagcatttttttccctctgaatcCTTACAGACACCAAGGACTTACTGTGCAGCTAACACAGAGGATTTAGAGGCTGTTATTTATCATGTACACAGCTTGTACCCCTCAGCTCCGTTCATGGCAGCCGGTGTTTCTATGGGAGGGTAAGGTATTGTGTAACACAAGTCTCAGCTTAACTATGAGTGTAAAATAAGACTGTTATAGCCTGATTGTAAATTATTACTCTGCAATTCTTGCATTACTTACTGAACTACAGCTGACTTGGGTCTGTCTCCAACAGTCAATATTCAGAAGACTTTTAGAAACTTTGTATCTTTAAGGCTTTTAGCTCTGTGTCATGGAAGGTCAAAAGTGGCCAACATTCAAAAGTTGAGGAGGGTggagaaagactgaaaacacCAACAGACTGATTGACAGCCAGACAAGTAGGCAATACAATCGTTGGAACCTATGGAGGCTGTCTTTGgaacagaggaataaaaaatagGAACTGGAGCTAACATACCACGTTTCTTAGCAACCTCTGGAAATGACAAGGTTTATCTTCACTGTGTTTGGGTTCTGCAGTGTGTGGGTAGGTTAAGCTGGAAGAGATGTGGGTATCTGTCTGGCTCGGAAGCAAGAAGTAGTATTGTTGTTGAAACCAGTATGGGCTGATACAGCATGTGTTGTTAAGACTCGCTGAATCCTGGCTTCTCTCCAGAAAGCACAGCTAGAACAGACAATGATAGCACAGTTTCTTAGAAAAATCACTGCTAGAAGCTAGAAGAAATGTTCAGACAGCCTCTTTAATTAAAGTCATAGGAGAGAAGAACTTCCATTAGAAATACTGCAGACACAGTGGTAATTTCCTGAGACTTCCCTTCTTTCTGATAAGTTTTATGGAGGGTGGGCAGATATAGCTTTGTATATTGACATTAATCTACTATCACCTTGTAGGAGCTTTGAGGTAAATACAAGTTTGGTCAAGCAATGTAGTTATTGATAATCAAATAAGTGACTTGGAAACCTTTTAAATCAGGCCaatctttttccatttgtgttGCTGGGATTTTGCCATTGTCTTCAGTATGAAGACATATGAGTCTCTCCAGTATGTCAGTGTCTGTCTTTCATGGAAGCTCAAATGGggcacagtactccagatgcaATCTCATAAGTGCCAAATACAGGGACATAATCTTTTCTCTAGACTTGCTTGTTTTGCTCTTACTGACAAAGCACAGTATGTTGTTAGTCATCTTCATCGCATCAAGAGTGCATTGCTGA comes from the Falco rusticolus isolate bFalRus1 chromosome 3, bFalRus1.pri, whole genome shotgun sequence genome and includes:
- the ABHD3 gene encoding phospholipase ABHD3 codes for the protein MDWQVLTRELSLYLENQVRVGLFGSGVGLSLVLGFGVAYACYYLSSIAKKPQLVASNDRFCRFLEEYCPVVTETYYPTIWCWEGRVQTLLRPFITSRPQVQYRNELIKTADGGQISLDWFDNNDSLYYPDASTRPTVLLLPGLTGTSKESYILHMIHQSETLGYRCVVFNNRGIAGEDLLTPRTYCAANTEDLEAVIYHVHSLYPSAPFMAAGVSMGGMLLLNYLGKTGRDTPLMAAAIFSAGWNVFESVESLEKPLNWLLFNYYLTTCLQSSISRHRQMLEKLFDMDLVMKARTVREFDKQFTSVMFGYRTIDDYYEDASPCRKLKSVGIPVLCLNSVDDVFSPGHAIPVETAKQNANVALVLTSCGGHIGFLEGIWPRKCTYMDRVFKQFVQAMFEHGNKIYSM